One window of the Lepisosteus oculatus isolate fLepOcu1 chromosome 24, fLepOcu1.hap2, whole genome shotgun sequence genome contains the following:
- the noxa1 gene encoding NADPH oxidase activator 1 isoform X1 — protein MLYTELIRLWNEAAQAVDRRDWTAALCSLDKISEPTARTLFTAASVHLTLGHLEQALQALDQTIARDERLAVAFFQRAAVNVLTSRLEEALSDCALAHRNMRGNPVIEYRQLGLRYKLYSWQVLYNKAVVHSRLGQWDEAGDLLLTLTRERGGGRGANLDVALDRLSKQMVLDPLLVPEGEVFRPRRQDVEQLEQRDFLGKPKVISSVIPNDDFAGFEPLRLQKPGYYEPKADRAQESRYMCVRSTHAPQGPGELHVPQGEKVFVLGDGGVNGLVTVIYDGQKGLLPLSVLEPTSNRKADKNKIVPTGIPLPPGLPPPTCPQSRGSLAAPQPESPGRTYPPAVAPAPPSSRLTPPPHPGLTDADPRPEGSRDKKGLPAGGSADEPEPGSSVLVKVHYGYTVALRVPVQTPYRELQERIARKLGQPPAQLRLRHRELGSRVLTPLSGDAELQKLLEATETGRTTLWCQLEDPLLGRPILYQVFALYDYTAQGPEDLEFSEGDTIDILSEVNEGWLEGHTAGKIGIFPRCFVYRDTDVASSSKENPAM, from the exons ATGCTCTACACAGAGCTGATCCGCCTGTGGAATGAGGCTGCTCAGGCGGTGGACCGCCGGGACTGGACAGCAGCGCTGTGCAGCCTGGACAAGATCAGCGAGCCCACCGCCCGGACGCTCTTCACCGCTGCCTCCGTGCACCTCACCCTGGGACACCTGGAGCAGGCCCTGCAG GCTCTGGACCAAACCATCGCCAGGGATGAACGACTGGCTGTGGCCTTTTTCCAGAGGGCAGCGGTGAACGTGCTTACAAGCAG GCTGGAGGAAGCGCTCTCAGACTGCGCCCTGGCCCACAGGAACATGCGAGGGAACCCTGTGATCGAATACAGACAGCTGGGCCTGCGCTACAAACTGTACAGCTGGCAG GTGCTGTATAACAAGGCTGTGGTGCACTCGCGTCTGGGCCAGTGGGACGAGGCTGGGGACCTGCTGCTCACACTGACCCGGGAAAGAGGTGGAGGGCGGGGGGCCAACCTGGATGTTGCCTTGGACCGGCTCTCT aaGCAGATGGTCCTGGATCCTCTCCTGGTGCCGGAGGGAGAAGTGTTCCGTCCGCGAAGGCAGGATGTGGAGCAGCTGGAGCAGAGGGACTTCCTGGGAAAACCCAAG GTGATCTCTTCAGTGATCCCCAATGATGATTTTGCTGGCTTTGAGCCCCTGCGACTGCAG AAGCCGGGATACTACGAGCCCAAGGCGGACAGAGCACA AGAGTCACGGTACATGTGTGTGCGCTCGACCCACGCGCCCCAGGGCCCAGGGGAGCTGCACGTGCCGCAGGGGGAGAAGGTCTTCGTCCTGGGTGACGGCGGAGTCAACGGCCTTGTGACCGTCATCTACGACGGACAG AAAGGCCTGCTGCCCCTCTCAGTCCTGGAGCCCACAAGCAACAGAAAGGCAGACAAAAACAAG ATTGTGCCAACGGGGATACCCCTGCCGCCAGGCCTCCCGCCCCCCACGTGCCCCCAGTCCCGAGGCAGCCTCGCTGCGCCCCAGCCAG AAAGTCCAGGCAGGACGTACCCCCCCGCTGTGGCTCCTGCCCCCCCGTCCTCCCGCCTCACTCCTCCTCCGCACCCGGGGCTCACCGACGCAGATCCTCGCCCGGAGGGGTCCCGGGACAAGAAG GGCCTGCCTGCAGGGGGCAGCGCGGATGAGCCCGAGCCGGGCAGCTCGGTTCTGGTGAAGGTCCACTACGGGTACACCGTGGCCCTGAGGGTGCCCGTGCAGACACCGTACAGAGAGCTGCAGGAGAGAATCGCTCGCAAGCTGGGCCAGCCCCCCGCACAGCTCCGCCTCAG GCACAGGGAGCTGGGCTCCCGCGTCTTGACCCCCCTCAGTGGGGACGCAGAGCTGCAGAAGCTGCTGGAGGCAACCGAGACAGGGAGGACAACCCTCTGGTGTCAG CTCGAGGACCCTCTGCTCGGCAGACCCATCCTGTACCAGGTGTTTGCGCTGTATGACTACACTGCCCAAGGGCCCGAGGACCTGGAGTTCAGCGAAGGGGACACCATAGACATCCTGTCAGAGG TCAACGAGGGCTGGCTGGAAGGACACACTGCTGGGAAGATCGGGATCTTCCCCAGGTGTTTTGTATACCGTGACACAGATGTGGCCAGTAGCAGCAAGGAGAACCCAGCCATGTAA
- the noxa1 gene encoding NADPH oxidase activator 1 isoform X2 — protein MLYTELIRLWNEAAQAVDRRDWTAALCSLDKISEPTARTLFTAASVHLTLGHLEQALQALDQTIARDERLAVAFFQRAAVNVLTSRLEEALSDCALAHRNMRGNPVIEYRQLGLRYKLYSWQVLYNKAVVHSRLGQWDEAGDLLLTLTRERGGGRGANLDVALDRLSQMVLDPLLVPEGEVFRPRRQDVEQLEQRDFLGKPKVISSVIPNDDFAGFEPLRLQKPGYYEPKADRAQESRYMCVRSTHAPQGPGELHVPQGEKVFVLGDGGVNGLVTVIYDGQKGLLPLSVLEPTSNRKADKNKIVPTGIPLPPGLPPPTCPQSRGSLAAPQPESPGRTYPPAVAPAPPSSRLTPPPHPGLTDADPRPEGSRDKKGLPAGGSADEPEPGSSVLVKVHYGYTVALRVPVQTPYRELQERIARKLGQPPAQLRLRHRELGSRVLTPLSGDAELQKLLEATETGRTTLWCQLEDPLLGRPILYQVFALYDYTAQGPEDLEFSEGDTIDILSEVNEGWLEGHTAGKIGIFPRCFVYRDTDVASSSKENPAM, from the exons ATGCTCTACACAGAGCTGATCCGCCTGTGGAATGAGGCTGCTCAGGCGGTGGACCGCCGGGACTGGACAGCAGCGCTGTGCAGCCTGGACAAGATCAGCGAGCCCACCGCCCGGACGCTCTTCACCGCTGCCTCCGTGCACCTCACCCTGGGACACCTGGAGCAGGCCCTGCAG GCTCTGGACCAAACCATCGCCAGGGATGAACGACTGGCTGTGGCCTTTTTCCAGAGGGCAGCGGTGAACGTGCTTACAAGCAG GCTGGAGGAAGCGCTCTCAGACTGCGCCCTGGCCCACAGGAACATGCGAGGGAACCCTGTGATCGAATACAGACAGCTGGGCCTGCGCTACAAACTGTACAGCTGGCAG GTGCTGTATAACAAGGCTGTGGTGCACTCGCGTCTGGGCCAGTGGGACGAGGCTGGGGACCTGCTGCTCACACTGACCCGGGAAAGAGGTGGAGGGCGGGGGGCCAACCTGGATGTTGCCTTGGACCGGCTCTCT CAGATGGTCCTGGATCCTCTCCTGGTGCCGGAGGGAGAAGTGTTCCGTCCGCGAAGGCAGGATGTGGAGCAGCTGGAGCAGAGGGACTTCCTGGGAAAACCCAAG GTGATCTCTTCAGTGATCCCCAATGATGATTTTGCTGGCTTTGAGCCCCTGCGACTGCAG AAGCCGGGATACTACGAGCCCAAGGCGGACAGAGCACA AGAGTCACGGTACATGTGTGTGCGCTCGACCCACGCGCCCCAGGGCCCAGGGGAGCTGCACGTGCCGCAGGGGGAGAAGGTCTTCGTCCTGGGTGACGGCGGAGTCAACGGCCTTGTGACCGTCATCTACGACGGACAG AAAGGCCTGCTGCCCCTCTCAGTCCTGGAGCCCACAAGCAACAGAAAGGCAGACAAAAACAAG ATTGTGCCAACGGGGATACCCCTGCCGCCAGGCCTCCCGCCCCCCACGTGCCCCCAGTCCCGAGGCAGCCTCGCTGCGCCCCAGCCAG AAAGTCCAGGCAGGACGTACCCCCCCGCTGTGGCTCCTGCCCCCCCGTCCTCCCGCCTCACTCCTCCTCCGCACCCGGGGCTCACCGACGCAGATCCTCGCCCGGAGGGGTCCCGGGACAAGAAG GGCCTGCCTGCAGGGGGCAGCGCGGATGAGCCCGAGCCGGGCAGCTCGGTTCTGGTGAAGGTCCACTACGGGTACACCGTGGCCCTGAGGGTGCCCGTGCAGACACCGTACAGAGAGCTGCAGGAGAGAATCGCTCGCAAGCTGGGCCAGCCCCCCGCACAGCTCCGCCTCAG GCACAGGGAGCTGGGCTCCCGCGTCTTGACCCCCCTCAGTGGGGACGCAGAGCTGCAGAAGCTGCTGGAGGCAACCGAGACAGGGAGGACAACCCTCTGGTGTCAG CTCGAGGACCCTCTGCTCGGCAGACCCATCCTGTACCAGGTGTTTGCGCTGTATGACTACACTGCCCAAGGGCCCGAGGACCTGGAGTTCAGCGAAGGGGACACCATAGACATCCTGTCAGAGG TCAACGAGGGCTGGCTGGAAGGACACACTGCTGGGAAGATCGGGATCTTCCCCAGGTGTTTTGTATACCGTGACACAGATGTGGCCAGTAGCAGCAAGGAGAACCCAGCCATGTAA